Part of the candidate division WOR-3 bacterium genome is shown below.
CTGGATATTCTTTTCCAAGAATCCTGTAAATTTCCTTTAAAGTTTCCCTAAAAGAAACATCAAAGAAATTTCCAGGAATTTCCTGATCCTTTCCATACCACCAGAACCAGTCCGAACCCTCTGCTATATATATCATTCTCATAACCTTTTCTTTTTTTTCAGGATCAAGTTCATTCAAATATTTTTCAATATCTTTTCTAACATAAGAAAGGTATTCCCATGCCTTATTTTCTTCAGGTTCCCCTATCCATGTAGAAAAATTGGCTCCTATCCAGGAACCAGGGAAAAGATAATTGAGATTATTTTTGGGTTTATATTTTTCAATATATTCACTGATTGTCATAGTTTTTATAAATTTTGCCTCTGATAAAGATTTGTAAAGATTATGCAAAAACTCTTTTCCATCATGAGGGTAATGTTCCCATGCATTCTCACCATCAAGAATAACCGCTATAACAGGAGGATTTTCTTTATCCTTCCAGTATTTATAAATATTTTCAAGTTCTAAGATAAATCTGTTAACTGCTTCCACAGGATCCATATTCTGATATACAAATCCTATTGCATCAGATAAATGTGTATCTCTAAAAACTACATAAATACTATCCTTATTATTTTTAACCTTGTAAACTCTATATTTTTCTTCAAGACTCAGAAAGTTTTTATTCAAGGATTTCATTAAAACTTTCTCATCAGTTGCAATCCATTTTATTTCATTTGAAGAAAAAAGGGGAATAAGTTCATAGGCAACGGAACCTTCACCAGGCCACATACCAGAAGGTTTTTCCCCAAAAATATTTTCATAAAATTTAACTGCCTCTTTTATATGCCATTCTGCATCTTCTGGATAGGAGAAATCTGTTTCTGGCATAGGAGTTCCTGGTAATCCCGGTATTGCAAGTTTTATATCGTAAATTAAGGGTAATATTGGGTGATAAAAGGGAGTTGTTGAAACTTCTATTTGTCCCTTTTCCATTAATTTTTTATGAAGGGGAATTATAGAATTAACAATTTTTTTATGAATTTCTATTATTTTCTTTACATCTTCTTCAGAAAATTTTTTTCCTTTTTCTATTAAATCCCTAACACTTATTTTTTCACCATTTTCAAGTGTAACTTCCTTTTCTCTAAAATCAGGGTCAAGCCATGCTAAATTAAAATAAGCCTTTAAATCTATTAAATCCTTATCAGAAAATTTTTCACCCCGCAGCTTTTTATCAAGTAATTCAGAATACCTTGGAAAAGTTCTTATAATTTTTTCCCAGTTGGCATCAAAAAATCTTTCAACAATATAATTTTTCTCCTCTTCACTTGTTTCCTTAACGGGTTTTAAAGATAGTCTCATTGCTTTATCCATTGTTCCCTGCATTAAATCTAAAATCATTTCAAGTAGTGATGGAGTTAAATTTATCGTCAGGTGAATGTTTGGGTAATTTTCAAGAATTTTAGCCATATCATAATAATCCTTTGTTCCATGTAATCTTGCCCAAGGGGAAAGATAATCACCTTTTTCATCTTTTGGATACCTTGGCTGATGTTGATGCCACAAAATTAAAAGAATTAATGGAAAACCTCTATACTCAATTTCCCCTGAAATTAGTCTATCCTTGGGAACTTTTTCTATTTCTTCTGTTTTCATAATTATTTTTCTATCAGGAGTTAAAATAAAAACTGAATTAAAACCTCCAAAACCATCGGGAGTTTTGGCAGGGTTATTAGGGTCTTCTTTCCAATTTGTATCATCTATTACAAATTTATACTGGTATTTCCCAGGTGGTAGGGGAATTACTATTTCAAAAAATCCTTCTTCAGTTTTTCTCATAATACTCGAATTTTTATCCCAGTTATTAAATGTTCCAGCAAGTGAAACCTTTTTAGCAGAGGGATCAAAAAATTTGAATTTAACACCTTCTTCAATTACTTCAAGAGATGATAGAGCTTGTGTTTCTGTTATAATTTTTCCATCAGGAGTTAAAATAAAGGCAGAATTAAAACCTCCAAAACCATCATCAATTTTCCATTTATTGTCAGGGTCTTCTTTCCATATATTCCCATTTATTACAAATTTATATGCGTAAAAACCGGGTTTTAAAATTAGTTCTGTTTTAAAATTGCCTTCCTGTGTTCTTTCCATAGGATTTAAGTAGGGGTTCCAGTTATTGAAAGTCCCGGTAAGATTTATTCTTTCTGCTTCAGGAAAATAAACTTCAAAAATTACCTTATTATTTTGGTAAAATACAATTGAAAATATAAATAGAATAATTTTCATAACTGAATTTTAAAAAATTTTCATTTATTTACTCAAATTTTGATAGAAATTCAAAAGCTCTTTTAAAATCTTCTGGAAAATCTGCTATTACTTCAATCTTTTTATCATATACAGGATGAACAAAAGAGATTTTGTAAGCGTGCAAAGCCTGCCTATCAAAAATTTTGATAAGTTCCTTTACTATTTCCTTTTTATCGGAACCTATTAAATTTAAAATTTTTCTTCCATCAGTTCCACCATAAAGGGAATCACCCACAACCGGATGACCTATATATTCCATATGGACCCTTATTTGATGGGTTCTCCCTGTTAAAAGGTTTACTTTTAAAAGAGAACAAATTTTATCATACTCTTTTAAAACTTCATAAATTGTAATTGCTGGTTTTGCATTTTCAAAAGTTACCTTTCTTTTCAATCTATTAACAGGGTCCCTTCCTATAGGTGCATCTATTTCCATCATCTTTTGAGGCATTATTCCCCATACAAGTGTTCTGTATTCCCTTTTTATTTCCCTTCTTTCCATCATTGTTCCTAATTTTGAAAGAGCCTCCTTTGTTTTTGCCACAATCATACATCCTGTTGTATCCTTATCCAGACGGTGAATTATTCCTGCCCTTATATTCTCCTCCTCATCTTCTTCTGGAGAAGGAAGTTCCCCATATTTGAAAATTAATCCATGAACTAAGGTTCCTGAATGATGTCCCTTTGCAGGATGAACAACAACTCCCTTTGGCTTATTTATAACAGCAAGATGCTCATCCTCATATAAAATTTCAAAAGGAACTTCTTCAGGGATTATTTCTTTTCTTGGTTCTTCCTTTATTTTTATAACAATATGTTCTCCCTCTTTTACTCTGTAACTTGGTTTTTTTATTATCTTACCATTTACCTCAACAAGACCTTCTTCAATTGATTCTTTTATTTTTTCTCTTGATATTCCACATCCACTCTGATAAAGATAAACATCAAGTCTTTTACCCTTTGATTTTATATTTACCCATCTTTCAAAAATCCTCTCTGGCATAAGGATATTTTTTTATAAAATCTCTCTGGATTTTAAAAATTTCCTTTGATTTTTCCCTTGCTTTTTCAATCATTAAATTCAAAAAATCTGGCTCAATTCCTCTTTCTTCACTTGTCCCCTGAATTTCAACTATCTTTCCTGACTCTGTAAAAAATAAATTTAAATCAAATTGAGCATTATGATCTTCTTCATAGGTAAGATCAAAGTATATATCCTCTCCTATTTTTCCAGCGGTTATACCACATACAAGTTCAAAATCAGGAAAAACCCCTATAAGTTTATTTTTTTTCATAAAGTTTAAAGCCTGGTATACAGCACAGGATGCACCTGTTACAGCAAGAGCTCTTGTGCTTCCATCTGCCTGAAGAACTTCAATATCACATAAAAGAGTGTATTCTCCCATTTTTTTTCTTTCCACACCTGCTCTCAAAACTCTTGATATTATTCTTGATAATTCAATAGCCCTTTTATCCTTTATTCTCATTTCAATAGATTTTCTCTCTTCAACTGCTCTTGGATGCATAAAATAATATGCTTTTATCCATCCTTCCCCTGTTCCTTTTAAAAAGGGAGGAACTTTATTTTCTATACTCACTGTTATAAGAATTTTAGTGTTTCCTGCTTCAAGATAAACACTTCCTTCTGCTTTTACCTCTCCCTTTCTTAAAATAATGTTACGAATTTCCTCTCTTTTATTTTTATCCCTCAATTTTGTTCATTCACCTTTGAGTTTTTTAATTTCTTCTTCAAGTTCTTTAATTCTCTGTATTAGTTTTTCCTTCACCCCCTTTCTTTGAAGGTAATACATTCTATAAAGAATTCCAAGGGTAATTAATAAAAAGAGAATGTTAAAAAAGGAAATATACAGCGGGTCTATTGGTTTTATTGCCCCAAGCCATAAAAGGGCATCATAAAAAAAATTTAAAAGTGAAAGTATAAATAAAATAAAAACCCATAAAAGCATAAAAAAACCTCCTTTTAATACTCGCCCAGTAACTCTTTAAAAGTATAAAATCCTTTTTTGAAACTTAAAATCTTTTTTGCTACAAAAAGAGCTCCCCTTGCGAAAACTTTTCTTGAATATATTTTATGGGTTAATTCAATTACCTCATCGCCCTTTGAAATAAAAAGGGTATGCTCACCCGGTATATTTCCCACTCTGAAACCTGCTAATAGAACTTCATTTTTCTTTTTCATTTCTCTTCTTTCAAATACTGGATAAGAATCCTTATTAACATTTTCCTTCCATTCGTTAAATAAAAAAAGGGCAGTTCCACTGGGTGCATCCTTTTTACCTGTATGATGTAATTCCATAATTTCAAGTTCATAATCCTTTAAAAATTCTGAGAATTTTTTAAAAAAACCTGCTATAAGATGAATTCCTAAAGACATGTTTGGAGAATAAAAAACAGGAACTTTGTTAGATAATTCCTTAAATTTTTCAAAATGAATTTCCTTTAGAGATGTTGTTCCTACAACATAAGGTTTAGGTTTTTCTATTAATTTAAGTGTATTCTGCAAAGTTGCCTCTGGATCCGTGAACTCTAAAAATACATCAACTCTATCATAAACTTTTCTTAAATCATCTTCATATTTTATACCCTTACACTCACCTTCTACCCCCTCCTTTTCTATAAGTGCTCCTATTTCTATTTTATCCTCTTCTGCAACTTCAATAAGGGCTTGACCCATTCTTCCCTTTGCTCCTATAATTCCAATTCTCATAAATAATTTGAGAATTCTTTTAACTTTTCGGCATTAAGATTTAATACGAAAGAAACAGAAAGTTTAAGAGCATTATCAAAATCATCCCTGTGCATTAAAGAATGAAATCCATGGATATATCTTGTTGGAACTCCTATAATTGCAGAAGGGACTCCTTCTTTAAAAAGATGAACTCTTCCCGTATCATATCCACCCATTGGAACAGCTACAATATGATGTTTGATATTTTCTTTTTTTGCGATTTCCCTT
Proteins encoded:
- a CDS encoding RluA family pseudouridine synthase: MPERIFERWVNIKSKGKRLDVYLYQSGCGISREKIKESIEEGLVEVNGKIIKKPSYRVKEGEHIVIKIKEEPRKEIIPEEVPFEILYEDEHLAVINKPKGVVVHPAKGHHSGTLVHGLIFKYGELPSPEEDEEENIRAGIIHRLDKDTTGCMIVAKTKEALSKLGTMMERREIKREYRTLVWGIMPQKMMEIDAPIGRDPVNRLKRKVTFENAKPAITIYEVLKEYDKICSLLKVNLLTGRTHQIRVHMEYIGHPVVGDSLYGGTDGRKILNLIGSDKKEIVKELIKIFDRQALHAYKISFVHPVYDKKIEVIADFPEDFKRAFEFLSKFE
- the rph gene encoding ribonuclease PH, translated to MRDKNKREEIRNIILRKGEVKAEGSVYLEAGNTKILITVSIENKVPPFLKGTGEGWIKAYYFMHPRAVEERKSIEMRIKDKRAIELSRIISRVLRAGVERKKMGEYTLLCDIEVLQADGSTRALAVTGASCAVYQALNFMKKNKLIGVFPDFELVCGITAGKIGEDIYFDLTYEEDHNAQFDLNLFFTESGKIVEIQGTSEERGIEPDFLNLMIEKAREKSKEIFKIQRDFIKKYPYAREDF
- the dapB gene encoding 4-hydroxy-tetrahydrodipicolinate reductase, whose translation is MRIGIIGAKGRMGQALIEVAEEDKIEIGALIEKEGVEGECKGIKYEDDLRKVYDRVDVFLEFTDPEATLQNTLKLIEKPKPYVVGTTSLKEIHFEKFKELSNKVPVFYSPNMSLGIHLIAGFFKKFSEFLKDYELEIMELHHTGKKDAPSGTALFLFNEWKENVNKDSYPVFERREMKKKNEVLLAGFRVGNIPGEHTLFISKGDEVIELTHKIYSRKVFARGALFVAKKILSFKKGFYTFKELLGEY